Proteins from a genomic interval of Euzebyales bacterium:
- a CDS encoding SDR family NAD(P)-dependent oxidoreductase, with the protein MTRRRALVTGGSRGIGRAIVERLAADGVDVVAVGRDRRALDDVAAAVTDCGGKIEAVRCDVTDEDAVAELFARVGPVDVVVPNAGVSASAPVHRTTLADWDRQLRVNATGVFLTTRAALPAMRERDHGRIVVVASVASLHGAPYISAYAASKHAALGFVRSVAAEVAGTGITANAVCPGYVDTAMTDRSVANIVALTDHDDAAARRLLEHQQPLGRLITPDEVAAAVAYLASDDAAPVNGQALVLDGGGIQH; encoded by the coding sequence GTGACCCGGCGGCGGGCGCTGGTCACCGGTGGCAGCCGCGGCATCGGCCGGGCGATCGTCGAGCGCCTCGCCGCCGATGGGGTCGACGTCGTCGCCGTCGGGCGCGACCGGCGCGCGCTCGACGACGTCGCCGCGGCGGTCACGGACTGCGGCGGGAAGATCGAGGCCGTCCGCTGCGACGTGACCGACGAGGACGCCGTCGCGGAGCTGTTCGCCCGTGTCGGGCCGGTCGACGTCGTCGTGCCGAACGCAGGCGTCTCGGCGTCGGCGCCGGTGCACCGCACGACGCTGGCGGACTGGGACCGCCAGCTGCGGGTCAACGCGACCGGGGTGTTCCTGACGACGCGGGCCGCGCTGCCGGCGATGCGCGAGCGCGACCACGGCCGCATCGTCGTCGTCGCCTCGGTTGCGTCGCTGCACGGCGCCCCGTACATCTCGGCGTACGCGGCGTCCAAGCATGCCGCGCTCGGGTTCGTGCGCAGCGTCGCCGCCGAGGTCGCGGGGACCGGCATCACCGCCAACGCCGTGTGCCCCGGCTACGTCGACACCGCGATGACCGACCGCAGCGTCGCGAACATCGTTGCACTGACCGACCACGACGACGCGGCCGCGCGCCGCCTGCTCGAGCACCAGCAGCCACTCGGCCGTCTGATCACACCCGACGAGGTCGCAGCCGCCGTTGCCTACCTGGCGTCCGACGACGCCGCTCCCGTCAACGGCCAGGCGCTCGTGCTCGACGGCGGGGGCATCCAGCACTGA